The genomic region CCACGAGGGCGGGGAGGTGGGGGAATCCCATCCCCAGTCTGACGAAGAACGTAATCGTCCCCGTATCTTGGCAGATCGGGACCATGCCCTCCCGAGCGATCCGCACGTTCTCCAGGATCGCCTCCAGCTGCACCCGGGCCGGTCCTGCCTCCCGGTCGCGGGCCGCCTCAAGCGCCCGCACGACATCGGGCGGAAGGATCGTCGCCGCCTTGCCGATCGCCAGAGCTAGCTCGTTGCCGAAGTTCACTTGTTCCCTCCCATCTCCGCCACCTTCGCCGCGTACATCTCGTGGTAGGTCGGTTTGTCTACGTCGACGAATTTGCCGACGAGGAACGGCTTCCCAGATACGATCTCCGCCTCCTTGGGGTCCGCCCCGTGGCGGATCACAGCGTGGTCTGCGTAGTAGCGCAGCTCGTCCAGGCCCTCCCCGATCCGGTTGCGGCGGCCGTAGTTCGTCGGGCACGGGGAGATGACCTCCACAAACGTGAACCCCTCGTGGGCCATCGCCTCCACGAGCCCCTTCTGGAGGCGGCGGCCGTCGAGCGTCGTCCACCGCGCGACATAGCTCGCCCCGGCCGAGGCGGCGAGGTGAACGAGGTTGAACGGGTGCTCGAAGTTGCCGAACGGGGTCGTCGTGGTCTTCCCGTCGAGGGGGGTGGTGGGCCCGCACTGGCCGCCCGTCATCCCGTAGTTGAAGTTGTTCACGCACACCACGGTCAGGTCGAGGTTGCGCCGCGCCGCATGGATGAGGTGGTTCCCGCCGATCGCGAACAGGTCCCCGTCGCCGGAGATCACGGCCACGTGGAGTTTGGGGTTGGCGAGCTTGAGGCCGGTGGCGAACGGGATCGCCCGGCCGTGGGTGGTATGGTACGCGTCCAATTTGAGGTAGCCGGCGATGCGGCCGGTACAGCCGATCCCCGACACGACCGCGACCTCGTCGGGATCCCACCCCAGCTCATCGAGGGCGTAAAGGAAGTTCCCGAGAACCGTTCCCAATCCGCACCCGGAGCACCAGATGTGGGGGATACGGTCCGTGCGGAGGTACTTCTCCATCGGGTGCCGGGCCCCGGGGACGATCTCGAAAGCGGGCTTCGTCTTCACCTGCATCGTGCCACCTCCTTGATCCCGGCGAGGACCTCCTCGGGGGTGTGGATCCGCCCCCCAGCGTGGGACACGCCCGCGAGAGGGACCTTGCCCCGGGTCGCCCGCTCCACCTCGCGGCTCATTTGCCCCAGGTTCAGCTCCACGACCGCGATCCCCCTCACCTGATCCGCAAGGGCCCGCACCCGCTCGTCGGGGAACGGCCACGCCGTGATGAGGCGCAGCATCCCCGCCTTGATCCCCTGCTGACGGGCCTGGGCGAGGGCTCCGTAGGCAACGCGGGCGGAGATCCCGTAGGACACGACCGCGACCTCGGCATCGTCGAGGCCCACTTCCTCGTAGAGCGTGTACTCCTCCCGGTAGCGGAGGACCTTCTCTGCGAGCCGACGCACGAGCCTGTCGTGGGCCTCGGCGGACATGTCCGGGTACCCTCGCTCGTCGTGGGTGAGGCCGGTGACGTGGACCCGGTACCCCTCGCCCGCGCACGCCATCGGGGGGACGAGGTCGGGATCGGGCTGGTAGGGGATGAACTCCTCCGGCGGGACCTGGGGCCGCCGCCGGGGGGCCAGGGGGACCTCGCCCGGGATCTCCACCCGCTCGTACATGTGCCCCACCACCTCGTCCGTCATGAGGAGCACCGGAACCCGGAACCGCTCGGAGAGGGCGAACGCGCGCACCGTGAGATCGAACGCCTCCTGGGGGGAGGCAGGGACGAGGGCGATGATCTCGTAGTGGCCGTGGGAGCCCCACCGCGCCTGCATCATGTCCCCTTGGCCAACGGCGGTGGGGAGGCCGGTCGAGGGCGCACCGCGCTGAACATCCACCACCACGCACGGGGTTTCGGTCATGATCGCCAGGCCCAGGTTCTCCATCATCAGCGAGAACCCGGGGCCGGAGGTGGCGGTCATCGCCTTGGCCCCGCCCCAAGCCGCTCCCACCACCGCCGCCATCGCCCCCAGCTCGTCCTCCATTTGGATGAACGCCCCGCCCACCCGCGGCAGGCGCCACGACAGGCGCTCCGCGATCTCGGACTGCGGCGTGATCGGGTAGGCCGCGAAGAACCGACACCCGGCGGCGATCGCCCCTTCCGCGATCGCCTCGTCGCCGTTCATGAAGTGAATCCCGGACAGGGTGGCCTTAGGCGGCATCCTTTACCTCCGCAGTTTCTTTCTCCGTCCAGATGGCAAAATCAGGGCACACGAGCTCGCAGAACCCGCACATCACACACGCATCGGGGTCCACCACCTCTGGGGGATGGTACCCCTTGGCGTTGAAGTGTTCCGATTGGGCGAGGACCTTCCGCGGACAGTACTCGATGCAGAACCCGCACCCCTTGCAGATGTCGTCGAGGACGTAGACGTGTCCCTTCGGTACCTTCCACCGCTTCGCCCCCTGCGTCATAGCAGGTCCACCATCCGCGACAGGGCCTTCTCGCCCCGGTACTCGGGGAGGAGCAGGGGCGCTTTCCGGTCCGCGGGGACGCCCGCCGACTGTAGTTGCTCCACGTACCGCCTGACGTGGGCGAGGGTAGGGGCGCCTAGGGTGGCTTTCTTGGCGTGCCCGGCGGCGGCGATCCCGGCCCTCCGGCCGAACACGTTGTAGTCGAGGAGCGAGTTCCCCATCAGCCGGTTCTTCCCGTGCACCCCGCCCTCGACCTCGCCCGCGGCAAATAGCCCGGGGATTCCCGTCCAACCGTGCTCGTCGATCACCACCCCCCCATTTTGATAGTGGAGGGTGGGGTAGACGAGGATCGGCTCCCGGGTCGGATCGATGTCGAACCGCACGTACATCCGGTGGATGGAGGACAGGGCCCGCTGGAACGTGCCCTTGCCGTGGATCATGTCCACCATCGGCGTGTCCAGCCACACCCCGACCATCCCCGTGGGGGTGGGAACCCCCAGCCCGCGGCCGCCCTTCTCCGGGGAGGCGCACTCGCGGATGAACGCCGCCGACTCCACGTCGCGCGGCTCCAAGGGGTGGACGAACACCTCCCCCAGCCGGTTCAGGGGTAAGGCGTCCATCCCCCGCACCTTCTCCGTGATGAGGAGCCCGACGAGCTGCTCCGGGTAAGCAGCGCCGGTGGGATGGTACTGCACGGCGTCGAGGTCTCGGAGCTTCGCCCCCGCCCGGTAGGCGAGGACGAGCCCATCGGCGGTGGCACCGTAGTGGTTCGTGGTCGGGAACCCCTGGATGTGCAGCCGGCCCCAGCCGCCGGTGGCGAGGACGACCGCCTTCGCCCGCACCACGGTGTACTCGCTCGTCTCGAGGTTCCACAGGACGGCGCCCACGACCTGGCCCTGGCCATCGGTGAGGAGCTCCACCGCCGGGGAGAACTCGAGCACTGGGATGCCGCGGCTTCGCGCCTCATCCCGCAACACGCGCATGATCTCGAGGCCCGTGTAGTCCTTCGCCGAGTGCATCCTCTTCCGGGACGTGCCCCCCCCGTGGATGGTGATCATCGTCCCGTCAGGCTCCTTGTCGTACATCACCCCAAGGTCTTCATGCCAGCGGATGACGCTCGGGGCATCCTCCACCAGGGCCCGTACGAGCTTGGGGTCGTTGGTGAAGTGCCCGCCCCCCAGGACGTCGAGGTAGTGGATCGCCGGCGAGTCGTTCGCCTTGTCCGCGGCCTGGATGCCGCCCTGGGCCATGATCGAGTTCGAGTCGCCGTGGCGGAGCTTGGTGGCGATGAGGATCCGCTCGGCGGGGATCCCGGACTGGTGAGCCCAGATCGCCGCCACCGTGCCCGCTCCCCCCCCGCCGATCACGAGGACGTCCACGTCGTGGTCCGGCTGCGAGACATCCACCGCCCGCGGGTCGAGGAGGGGGTACGCCTCGAGGAGGTCGGCGAGCTCATGGGGCACAGGTTCCCCCCACGATGCCCCCACCTTGAGCTTGCGCTTCCCCTCTGGCCGGTAGTCGGGGTGAAACCCCTTGAGGAGGGCCTCCTGCTCTTGAAGCGTGAGCCGCGGGGGCTTCGTGGCCATCCGTGCTGGCCGCGTCGCCTCCACGCGCTCGATGGACTCTTGGATCTCTTTGGGATAGGTGGCCACGCCTCCTCCTTAACTCTCGATCTCGCGGGCCTTGTAGGCCGCGACGAGGGCGTCCCTGCCAAGCGACAGGAGGGCGTCGAGGTCGGACTTGAACACCCCGGCGGCGATCTCCTGGACACGTTTCTGGACGTGCAGCGCCCGTGGGGTGAGGTAGGCCCCGTTGAGCCTCCGGGCGAGCTGCCACACGTGGTGGTGGGAGATCTCGGCCGGGCAACGCATCGTGCACAACCCGCACGATACGCAGTCGAACGTGAACTCCGCCACCTGGGGGATGTCGCCGCGCAGGGCCGCCTGGACGGCGTCCATCACCTCCAGCTTCTGCGGGCAGGCCTTGGTGCACGTGTTGCAGGCCACACAGCGGGCGAGCTCGGGGAACAAGGCGAGGAGGGTCTCCCCGCGGGGCTGGAGGTCGGTCAGCTGGTACGGCGGCCGCTCGGCGGGGGTGAAGGGGAGCTGGGCGATGTACATCCCGTCCTGAACCGGGGTCTGACAGGCGAGGTCGGCGTAGAGCCGGTAGTCGCCCCGCAGCCGGTACACCGTGGCGCACGCTCCGCAGTAGCCGCCCCGGCACCCGCACCCGCGGCCGAGGCGGTACCCGGCGTACTCCATCGCCTTCATGATCGTGAGGCCTTCCGGGACAC from Candidatus Bipolaricaulis anaerobius harbors:
- a CDS encoding 2-oxoacid:acceptor oxidoreductase subunit alpha; protein product: MPPKATLSGIHFMNGDEAIAEGAIAAGCRFFAAYPITPQSEIAERLSWRLPRVGGAFIQMEDELGAMAAVVGAAWGGAKAMTATSGPGFSLMMENLGLAIMTETPCVVVDVQRGAPSTGLPTAVGQGDMMQARWGSHGHYEIIALVPASPQEAFDLTVRAFALSERFRVPVLLMTDEVVGHMYERVEIPGEVPLAPRRRPQVPPEEFIPYQPDPDLVPPMACAGEGYRVHVTGLTHDERGYPDMSAEAHDRLVRRLAEKVLRYREEYTLYEEVGLDDAEVAVVSYGISARVAYGALAQARQQGIKAGMLRLITAWPFPDERVRALADQVRGIAVVELNLGQMSREVERATRGKVPLAGVSHAGGRIHTPEEVLAGIKEVARCR
- a CDS encoding 4Fe-4S dicluster domain-containing protein codes for the protein MTQGAKRWKVPKGHVYVLDDICKGCGFCIEYCPRKVLAQSEHFNAKGYHPPEVVDPDACVMCGFCELVCPDFAIWTEKETAEVKDAA
- a CDS encoding 4Fe-4S dicluster domain-containing protein, coding for MNEVTVFIMGKGYRVPEGLTIMKAMEYAGYRLGRGCGCRGGYCGACATVYRLRGDYRLYADLACQTPVQDGMYIAQLPFTPAERPPYQLTDLQPRGETLLALFPELARCVACNTCTKACPQKLEVMDAVQAALRGDIPQVAEFTFDCVSCGLCTMRCPAEISHHHVWQLARRLNGAYLTPRALHVQKRVQEIAAGVFKSDLDALLSLGRDALVAAYKAREIES
- a CDS encoding 2-oxoacid:ferredoxin oxidoreductase subunit beta: MQVKTKPAFEIVPGARHPMEKYLRTDRIPHIWCSGCGLGTVLGNFLYALDELGWDPDEVAVVSGIGCTGRIAGYLKLDAYHTTHGRAIPFATGLKLANPKLHVAVISGDGDLFAIGGNHLIHAARRNLDLTVVCVNNFNYGMTGGQCGPTTPLDGKTTTTPFGNFEHPFNLVHLAASAGASYVARWTTLDGRRLQKGLVEAMAHEGFTFVEVISPCPTNYGRRNRIGEGLDELRYYADHAVIRHGADPKEAEIVSGKPFLVGKFVDVDKPTYHEMYAAKVAEMGGNK
- a CDS encoding FAD-binding protein gives rise to the protein MATKPPRLTLQEQEALLKGFHPDYRPEGKRKLKVGASWGEPVPHELADLLEAYPLLDPRAVDVSQPDHDVDVLVIGGGGAGTVAAIWAHQSGIPAERILIATKLRHGDSNSIMAQGGIQAADKANDSPAIHYLDVLGGGHFTNDPKLVRALVEDAPSVIRWHEDLGVMYDKEPDGTMITIHGGGTSRKRMHSAKDYTGLEIMRVLRDEARSRGIPVLEFSPAVELLTDGQGQVVGAVLWNLETSEYTVVRAKAVVLATGGWGRLHIQGFPTTNHYGATADGLVLAYRAGAKLRDLDAVQYHPTGAAYPEQLVGLLITEKVRGMDALPLNRLGEVFVHPLEPRDVESAAFIRECASPEKGGRGLGVPTPTGMVGVWLDTPMVDMIHGKGTFQRALSSIHRMYVRFDIDPTREPILVYPTLHYQNGGVVIDEHGWTGIPGLFAAGEVEGGVHGKNRLMGNSLLDYNVFGRRAGIAAAGHAKKATLGAPTLAHVRRYVEQLQSAGVPADRKAPLLLPEYRGEKALSRMVDLL